In Gossypium hirsutum isolate 1008001.06 chromosome D06, Gossypium_hirsutum_v2.1, whole genome shotgun sequence, one genomic interval encodes:
- the LOC107901334 gene encoding bifunctional purple acid phosphatase 26 yields the protein MKSLLFQLILASFVLSNFDNNVNAGHTSVFVRKEWPSEDIPLDHEVFAVPTGHNAPQQVHITQGDYDGKAVIISWVTPDEPGSSKVQYGTLKGKYEFTAEGKMTNYTFYKYNSGYIHHVLVDGLEYDTKFYYKIGTGDSAREFWFQTPPKIGPDVPYKFGIIGDLGQTYNSLSTLEHYMQSGAQTVLFVGDLSYADRYQYNDVGIRWDSWGRFVEKSTAYHPWIWSAGNHEIEYMPYMDEVVPFKSYLQRYPTPHLSCKSSNPMWYAIRRASAHIIVLSSYSPFVKYTPQYEWLSEELKKVDREKTPWLIVLMHMPIYNSNEAHFMEGESMRAVFEEWFVHHKVDVIFAGHVHAYERSYRISNIRYNVSSGERYPVPDKSAPVYITVGDGGNQEGLAGRFLDPQPEYSAFREASYGHSTLEIQNRTHAFYHWNRNDDGKRVATDSFVLHNQYWSSNLRRRKLKKHHLSSVLKRIASY from the exons ATGAAGTCTTTGCTTTTTCAACTTATATTGGCATCTTTTGTTCTCTCGAACTTTGACAATAATGTGAATGCTGGTCACACAAGTGTCTTTGTTCGGAAGGAATGGCCATCGGAAGACATCCCTCTTGATCATGAAGTATTTGCTGTTCCCACAGGTCATAATGCACCACAACAA GTGCATATAACACAAGGAGATTATGATGGGAAAGCTGTAATTATCTCATGGGTCACCCCTGATGAACCTGGGTCCAGCAAAGTACAGTATGGAACATTAAAGGGAAAATATGAATTTACTGCAGAGGGGAAGATGACAAACTACACCTTTTATAAATACAATTCTGGCTATATTCATCATGTTCTTGTTGATGGTCTTGAG TATGATACCAAGTTCTATTACAAGATTGGAACTGGTGATTCTGCACGAGAATTTTGGTTTCAAACACCTCCTAAGATCGGTCCAGATGTTCCTTACAAATTTGGAATCATTG GTGATTTGGGTCAGACATATAATTCACTGTCCACCCTTGAGCATTACATGCAGAGTGGAGCACAAACTGTCTTGTTTGTAGGAGATCTTTCTTATGCTGATAGATATCAGTATAATGATGTTGGTATAAGATGGGATTCATGGGGTCGCTTTGTTGAGAAAAGTACTGCATATCATCCTTGGATCTGGTCTGCTGGGAATCATGAAATAGAATACATGCCTTACATG GATGAAGTTGTCCCTTTTAAGTCCTATCTCCAACGGTACCCTACACCTCATTTGTCTTGTAAAAGCAGCAACCCAATGTGGTATGCTATTAGACGTGCATCTGCTCATATCATTGTGCTATCGAGCTACTCTCCATTTG TGAAATACACACCTCAATATGAGTGGCTTAGTGAAGAATTAAAGAAGGTTGACCGGGAGAAGACTCCTTGGCTTATTGTCCTTATGCATATGCCAATCTACAATAGCAATGAAGCACATTTCATGGAGGGTGAAAGTATGCGAGCAGTCTTTGAAGAATGGTTTGTCCACCACAAAGTTGATGTAATCTTTGCTGGTCATGTCCATGCTTACGAAAGATCT TATCGAATCTCAAATATAAGGTACAATGTATCAAGTGGCGAACGTTACCCTGTACCAGACAAATCAGCTCCAGTTTACATCACTGTCGGAGATGGTGGAAATCAAGAAGGTCTAGCTGGAAG ATTTTTAGATCCCCAACCAGAGTATTCTGCATTCCGAGAAGCTAGTTATGGTCATTCGACACTGGAGATCCAAAATAGGACACATGCATTCTACCATTGGAACCGCAATGATGATGGGAAAAGAGTGGCAACTGACTCGTTTGTATTACACAATCAGTACTG GTCAAGCAATCTGAGACGAAGAAAACTGAAGAAGCATCATTTGAGTAGCGTGCTTAAGCGTATTGCTTCTTATTGA
- the LOC107901333 gene encoding synaptotagmin-5: protein MGFIVGVVIGFIVGLAIVVLFVRNENTRSKLRNDLATTVAAFARMTVEDSRKILPADFYPSWVVFSQRQKLTWLNPHLTKIWPYVDEAASDLIKTSVEPVLEQYRPIILSSLKFSRFTLGTVAPQFTGVSIIEDEADSVTMELEMQWDANSSIILDIKTYLGVSLPVQVKDIGFTGVFRLIFKPLVNEFPCFGAVCFSLRKKKKLDFTLKVIGGDISTIPGLSDAIESTIRDAIEDNIMWPVRKIIPILPGDYSDLELKPVGILEVKLVQARDLTNKDIIGKSDPYAVLYVRPLPDKTKKSKTINNELNPIWNEHYEFVIEDATTQHLVVRIYDDEGVQASELIGCAEVLLRDLEPGKVKDVWLNLVKDLEIQRDTKFRGQVHLELLYCPFGMENGFTNPFSPNFSMTSLEKVIKSGANGIDAIENEKAVTQKKKEVIIRGVLSVTVISAEDLPIVDLMGKADPYVVLTMKKSEAKHKTRVVNDSLNPVWNQTFDFVVEDGLHDMLILEVWDHDTFGKDYMGRCILTLTRVILEGEYKDTLQVEGAKSGKLNLHLKWMPQPILRDSGSEF from the exons ATGGGATTCATCGTCGGAGTGGTGATCGGGTTTATCGTCGGCCTTGCTATCGTAGTTCTCTTTGTTCGGAACGAGAACACTCGATCCAAGCTTCGAAATGATCTC GCAACGACGGTGGCTGCTTTTGCGAGAATGACAGTGGAAGATTCGAGAAAGATCTTGCCTGCAGATTTCTACCCATCTTGGGTTGTCTTCTCGCAGCGCCAGAAGTTGACTTGGCTTAATCCGCACCTTACTAAGATATGGCCTTACGTTGATGAG GCAGCATCTGATCTGATAAAGACTTCGGTGGAGCCGGTGCTTGAACAATATAGGCCGATTATATTGTCTTCtttgaagttttctaggtttaCTCTTGGCACTGTTGCACCTCAGTTTACTG GAGTAAGTATTATTGAAGATGAAGCTGATAGCGTTACAATGGAGTTGGAAATGCAGTGGGACGCAAATTCAAGTATAATACTAGATATCAAGACTTATCTTGGTGTATCACTACCTGTGCAG GTGAAAGATATTGGATTTACTGGAGTTTTCAGGTTGATATTTAAGCCCCTGGTGAATGAGTTTCCTTGCTTTGGAGCTGTTTGTTTTTCTCTGAGAAAAAAG AAAAAGTTGGATTTCACCCTGAAAGTCATTGGTGGTGACATATCAACTATTCCAGGACTTTCTGATGCTATTGAG AGCACAATACGGGATGCTATAGAAGATAATATCATGTGGCCTGTAAGAAAAATTATACCGATTTTGCCTGGTGATTATAG TGATTTGGAGTTAAAGCCAGTTGGAATACTAGAGGTGAAGCTTGTCCAGGCTCGGGACTTAACAAACAAAGATATTATTGGGAAATCGGATCCCTATGCTGTATTATATGTGCGCCCTTTACCtgacaaaacaaaaaaaagtaaaacaatt AACAATGAGCTGAATCCTATATGGAATGAACACTATGAATTTGTCATTGAGGATGCTACAACTCAGCACCTGGTGGTAAGAATCTATGATGATGAGGGGGTTCAGGCATCTGAGCTCATCGGATGTGCTGAAGTACTCTTAAGGGATCTTGAACCTGGTAAAGTGAAGGATGTCTGGTTGAATCTGGTTAAAGACTTGGAGATCCAGAGAGATACAAAATTCAGGGGGCAG GTGCACTTGGAGCTTTTGTACTGTCCCTTTGGCATGGAGAATGGTTTTACAAACCCCTTTTCCCCCAACTTTTCAATGACCTCCTTGGAGAAGGTTATTAAAAGTGGAGCAAATGGAATAGATGCAATTGAAAATGAGAAAGCAGTCACACAGAAGAAAAAGGAAGTTATTATTAGAGGAGTACTATCAGTCACAGTGATATCTGCAGAAGATTTGCCTATTGTAGATTTAATGGGAAAGGCTGATCCCTATGTTGTGCTCACGATGAAGAAGTCAgaggcaaaacacaaaactagg GTTGTGAATGACAGCTTGAATCCAGTTTGGAATCAAACTTTCGACTTCGTTGTCGAGGACGGATTACATGATATGCTAATCCTTGAAGTCTGGGACCATGACACTTTTGGGAAG GACTACATGGGGAGGTGCATTTTGACATTGACTAGAGTTATATTGGAAGGAGAATACAAAGATACTCTCCAGGTAGAGGGAGCTAAATCAGGGAAATTGAATCTGCACCTTAAATGGATGCCACAGCCGATTTTACGTGATTCAGGTTCTGAGTTCTAA